tctctcaaaaacagtaaaaaaaaaaccctcaacatAACACTTCTTGTTTGTAGGATTTATTATTAGACTGATATTTTGTTATTAGGTGAAATAAACTGACAAATAAGTGAAATGTGCAGATTAAGAAGATCAGCTTTGTACAGTATTTGGATTTAGACATTGTGCAGATGATGAGAGGTAGAACTGTCACAACCCAGGGCATATTTTAAAAGTTTTGACAGTCAAAGATGTTAGTTTTCATATACTTTATAAAGCACTCAAAATAACTTAACTATAGCTATatctaaaatctaatctaattcaagatttttttgctatgTTAACACAGCTCTTCAGGCCAAGATGGAGTCCATCAGCCAAGATACTGAGGTGAAGACAAATGGATACACAGACGTCCATGGCCCAATGGCTGGCATATTTCTGGCAAAGACAAAAGAGAAGATATCCATATATCAAGCCATGAAAAAGCGCCTGCTTAAGCCACGAACAGCTTTAGCTCTGCTTGAAGCACAAGCCGCCACAGTGGGTATTATTGACCccataaacaacaaaacagtcaCTGTTGCAGATGCTGTGAAAGAGGGAATTGTTGGaccagaaatgaaagaaaaacttttaacagcagaaaaagcAGTCACTGGCTATGCAGACCCCTACACCAATGAAAATATATCTGTGTTCCAAGCAATGAAAAAAGATCTAATCACAAGAGAATATGGTCTCAGACTGCTGGAAGCACAGATAGCAACTAAAGGCCTGTTTGACCCTGTTGAGAAGAAACACATTTCAATTGAATCAGCAATTCAGAAGGGCTACTATGAAAAAGGTTTGCTGAACAACCAAATGGAGGAGCTCAAAGTGTTTTACAACCCAAACTCACAGGAAAATCTCAACTATCAAAACTTTCTGGAGACATGCACTGTGGAGCCTGACACAGGCCTGCTGCTGCTTCCTGTTCACATCACTTTCAAAGGCCTGCGAAGAGGAATCTCCTGCACTGAACTTCTTGATTCTAAGATCATTGACCAAGAAACATTTGATGACCTACAGAAGGGGAAGACCACAACACAGGATGTGATGCTGATGGAAACAGTCAAAGAATACCTAGAGGGCAAAGGCAGTATTGCTGGAATTGCAATTCTTTCATCCGACCAGAGAATAAGCATTTATGAAGCAATGAAACAAGGTATACTCATGCCTGGAACTGCCCTAGTTTTACTGGAGGCCCAAGCTGCGACTGGATTCATGATTGATCCTGTTGAAAATAAAAAGTTCACTGTGGACGAAGCCCTCAAGCACAAACTTTTTGGCCCAGAATTTCATGCAAAGCTGCGTTCTGCTGAGCGAGCAGTTACTGGATACAAAGACCCATACTCGGGTGAAACTATATCCCTGTTTCAAGCCCTGTCGAAAGATCTCATTGTAAAGGAGCATGGTATCCGCCTACTTGAGGCACAAATTGCTACAGGTGGAATAATAGACCCAATCAATAGTCACAGACTGCCGACAGAGGTAGCTTTCAAGAGAGGCTACTTCAATGAAGAAATGAATGCCATCCTAGAAGACTCAGGGGATGACACAAAAGGGTTTTTTGAcccaaacacagaggataatctGACTTACCTTCAGCTGATGGAAAGATGTGTCATTGATCCCATCACTGGACTGTGCCTCCTTCCTCTCCTTGAAAAATCAGGCAAGATGAATTTCAACTTCATTGACTATCATACTAAAACGGCCTTCAGAAAGGAGATAGTGGAAGTACACTATGGAAAGTACATGGGAATGGCAGTTTCTCTGTGGGAATTGCTGATGTCTGAATACTTGGATGAACACCAGAGGAGGGACATCATTCAAAAGTACAGAGAGGGGAAGCTTGATATCAAGACAATTGTTACAATGGTTCTGGAAATCATTGAGAAGTCTGTGAAATCAACAAAGATAGTCTTTGAGGGCATCCGAGAAACAGTCACTGGCAAACAGCTTGTAGAGGCTGACATCATTAGTGAGGAGGTCTTAGAAGATctgaaaaaggggaaaaaatccaTGAAAGAAATAATAGAAGACGAAAATATAAATGTGTATCTGCAAGGAAAAGACTGTATTGCTGGGATTCTGCTTCCTGATTCTGAAATCATGAGCATCTACCAGGCCAAACAGAGAGGAAAGCTGATGCCAGGAACTGCTCTGATTCTTCTGGAGGCACAGGCAGCTACAGGGTTCATTATTGATCCTATTAGAAACCTGAAGTTTTCAGTAGATGATGCTGTGAAAGCAAAGGTTGTGGGGGCTGATGTCTGTCAAAAGCTGCGCTCAGCAGAGAAAGCAGTCACCGGATACAAAAATCCATATGATGGCAAAAAAATTTCTTTGTTCCAAGCCATGCAGAAAGACCTCATCGTTAAAGATCATGGAATTCGTCTTCTTGAAGCACAAATTGCTACCGGAGGCATTATTGACCCTGTGAACAGCCACCGCATTCCTGTTCATGTGGCCTATAAAAGGGGCTATTTCAATGAGGAAATGAACCAGATTCTGAGCGATCCAAGTGATGACACCAAGGGATTCTTTGACCCCAACACCCAAGACAACCTAACATACCTACAGCTTTTGGATAGATGTGTCACAGATCCCATTACAGGTCTGTGCCTCTTGCCACTTAAAAGCAAAGGCAAAAGAACTATAGATGTCAACATTAAGGAAACATTCATTGCAACTACAGTCACCGTTAAGTATGGGAGGTTCAAGGGCAAGAACACAACACTGTGGGATCTTATTAATTCAGAGTACCTCTCTGAGGAAAGAAGACAGGAGTTTTTCAAGCTCTTTAAGTCCCGGAAAATCACAATTGAGCAGCTAATTGTCACCATTTTAGAAATCATTGAGACTAAAGAGATAAAACAGCAAGAGGGACTAAAGTTTGATGGTCTAAGAGGGAAGATCTCCGTTGTGGATCTTCTGGACCTACAAATTGTGGATGAAAAAACATACAGCAGTTTAGTTGATGGCACAATGACAAGCACTGATGTGATGAAAATGGATTCTGTCAGAAACTACCTACAAGGAAAAAGTTGTGTGGCTGGGGTGATACTACAACCTTCCAATCAGAAGCTAAGCATCTATGAGGCTCAGAGGACTGGCATTCTTACCCCTGGCACTGCCCTTTGTCTTCTTGAGGCACAAGCAGCTACAGGATTCATTGTTGATCctgtgaaaaacaacaaaactactgTGGAACATGCTCTCAAAGAAAACTTAATTAGTCCGCAGATTTATGAAAAACTTCTGTCTGCAGAGAGGGCCGTTACTGGTTACAAAGATCCTTACACTGGTGAAAAGATTTCACTTTTTCAAGCCTTGAAAAAGGATCTGATCGTGAAGCAGCATGGCATCCGTTTACTTGAGGCCCAGATCGCTACAGGTGGTATCATTGATCCTTTAAAGTGCCTTCACCTTCCCCTTGAGGTTGCATACAAGAAAGGATATTTTGATGCTGAACTAAACCAAATCCTGTCGGACCCAAGTGATGACACAAAGGGATTTTTTGATCCTGCCACAAAAGATAACCTAACCTACATGGAGATGTTGGACAGATGTGTAAAAGACAAGGAAACAGGACTGTTTCTTCTTCCCTTGAATAACACACCAAAGATTAAGGAAACAAAGGCAAAAATATACACTGATGAAGAAATAAAGCAAGAGTTTGAAAAGACAGCTGTGAATGTAACAGTGGGCCGTTACTCAGGAAAATCAATTTCACTTTGGGACTTAATTCACTCACGGTACTTCACTGAAGACCAACGGACTGAGTTCATTGAAAAgttcagaacaagaacagttaACACACAAACCATAATCACATTAGTGATTTCCACCATCGAAACACTGGAACAGAGTGAAACTCCCCAAAAGACAATGGGCCTGAGAAGGTCTGTCTCTGTGCACCAACTACTAGATTCTGATATCATTGATGTAGATACATTTCATCAGATGAAGGAAGGGAAACTTACTTTTGAAGAAGTAACCCAAACTAAATCTGTGCAGCAATACCTGAAGGGAACTGGAAGCATTGCTGGAATAAAGGTTCATCCATCACAGAAAGTAATGAGCATTTATGAGGCACAAAAAGAAGACCTGTTGACACCTGGGATTGCACTGATGCTGCTTGAAGCACAGGCTGCAACAGGGTGGATCATTGATCCACTCAACAACAAATTCTATACTGTTGATGAGGCACTGAGAAAGGGAGTTACTGGTCCAGATATACATGAGAAACTTGTCTCAGCTGAACGAGCCGTCACTGGCTACAAAGACCCATACACAGATGTAGCAATATCAGTGTTTGAAGCCATGAATGAAGAACTGATTCCAAGAAGTGATGGCATCCGGTTTCTTGAGGCACAGATAGCAACTGGGGGAATCATTGATCCGAGTCAAAGTCACAGGGTACCTCTTCATGTTGCTATTAAAAAGGGATGCCTGGATGATGAGCTCAGCAAAAATATTTTGAACCCTACCAATGATGCAAAGGGATTCTTTGAACCAAATACCAAAGAAAAGATCTCTTACCTGGAGCTGATAAAGCTGTGTGAGAAAGATCCTAAGACTGGGCTACTTCTTCTACCACTATATGAAAAGCAATCTCAAACTTTTCATACTGATGAGCAAATAGAGCTCACtttcaagaacaaaaatattACCATGAATGCAGGAAAATTCAAAAACAAGCAAGTGACACTGTGGGAAGTGCTACTCTCGGAATACAtttcagaaaacaaaagaaagcaaCTCATAGAGCAGTACAGGACAGGAACTCTGACAATTGAGGAAATAATTGAAATTCTTACAGTTATCATCACAGAGGTGGCATCCAAAGAAAGAAAGTTCAAAGGCCTAAGGAAGCAGGTTTCTGCCAGTGAGCTGTTTGAATCAAAGATCATCTCAAAGGAACTTTTTACACAGATCATAACGGGTGAAGTAACTGAAGAGAAAATTAACACAATGGAATCAATTCAAAAGTACCTTGGGGCTACAAACTGCATAGCAGGTGTCCGAGTTGAGTCCACAAGGACTGTAATGAGCATCTATGAAGCTAAAACTAGAGGTCTGTTGACCCCTGGTACTTCCCTGGTTCTGCTAGAGGCTCAAGCTGCAACTGGTTTTGTCATTGACCCCGTGAACAACAAGAAACTTTCAGTAGAAGAAGCAGTGGCACAGGGTGTTGTTGGCAGAGAGTGGAAAAACAAACTTCTTTCAGCTGAAAGAGCCGTCACAGGATATAAAGACCCCTATACTGGCAACACAATTTCTTTGTTCCAGGCACTAAACAAGGACCTTATTGTCAAAGATCATGGAATCCGTTTACTTGAAGCACAAATTGCTACAGGAGGCATAATCGATCCAGTCTACAGCCATCGAGTGCCTGTACAGGTGGCATACCAAAGAGGCTACTTTGATGAGAAAATGAACCAGATTCTCTCCGACTCTGATGATGACACCAAGGGCTTTTTTGACCCCAACACCCAAGAAAACCTCACCTATCTCCAACTGGTTGAGAGGTGTGTAACTGATCCTGTTACAGGTCTTAATTTGCTATCCATTGTAAAGAAAGGAGAGTTTTATTTCTTTGTTGATGAGGCAACAAAGCTCATTCTGAAATCTACAACAACAACCAAAGCTGGAGGGAAATATCAAGGAACAATGGTATCTCTGTGGGAACTGCTGTACTCCATATACATCACAGAGGAAAAGAGGAGAGAGCTTGTGCAACAGTACAAGTCTGGAGCAATCACGATTGAACGCTTCTTAGAGATCATACTGACGATAATTCAACAGAAGACCACGCCAAAGACAACCATCACCACAACCACTGTCACAGAAACTACTGAAGTTGACAACTTTCATGGAATCAGGAAAGATGTCAGTGCAACTGAGTTGCTAGAATCAAAGATCATCACTGAGGATGTCTACAAAGACCTCAGTGCAGGAAAAGTCACAGTGAAGGAAGTAAGTGACATGGAATCGGTCCGCAAATACCTAGAGGGGACCAACAGCATTGCAGGAGTTTATCTGCAGTCCACCAAAGAGACTCTGAGCATCTATGAAGCTAAACAGAGAGGTCTACTGACCCCTGGGACCTCACTGGTTTTACTGGAGGCCCAAGCTGCAACTGGTTTTGTCATTGACCCCGTAAGAAACAAGAAACTGTCAGTAGAGGAAGCTGCAGAACAAGGAGTTGTTGGAAGTGAATGGAAGAAAAAACTGCTCTCAGCTGAAAGAGCCGTCACAGGATATAAAGACCCCTACACTGAAAAGACCATTTCTCTGTTCCAGGCACTGAAAAAAGATCTTATTGTCAAAGATCATGGAATTCGTCTCCTTGAAGCACAAATTGCTACAGGGGGCATCATTGACCCAGTCTACAGCCATCGAGTGCCTGTACAGGTGGCATACCAAAGAGGCTACTTTGATGAAGAAATGAACCAGATTCTCTCTGACCCTGATGATGACACCAAGGGCTTTTTTGACCCCAACACCCAAGAAAACCTCACCTATCTCCAGTTGGTTGAAAGATGCGTCACAGATCCCATCACAGGCCTCAGCCTCTTGGTCATTGTAAAGAAAGGAGAAGTGTATTTCTTCGTTGATGAGGCAACAAAGCTCATTCTGAAATCTACAACAACCACCAAAGCTGGAGGGAAATATCAAGGAACAACGGTATCTCTGTGGGAACTGCTGTACTCCATATACATCACAGAGGAAAAGAGGAGAGAGCTTGTGCAACAGTACAAGTCTGGAGCAATCACGATTGAGCGCTTCTTAGAGATCATACTGACGATAATTCAACAGAAGACCACGCCAAAGACAACCATCACCACAACCACTGTCACAGAAACTACTGAAGTTGACAACTTTCATGGAATCAGGAAGGATGTCAGTGCAACTGAGTTGCTAGAGTCAAAGATCATTACTGAGGATGTCTACAAAGACCTCAGTGCAGGAAAAGTCACAGTGAAGGAAGTAAGTGACATGGAATCGGTCCGCAAATACCTAGAAGGGACCAACAGCATTGCAGGAGTTTATCTGCAGTCCACCAAAGAGACTCTGAGCATCTATGAAGCTAAACAGAGAGGTCTACTGACCCCTGGGACCTCACTGGTTTTACTGGAGGCCCAAGCTGCAACTGGTTTTGTCATTGACCCCGTAAGAAACAAGAAACTGTCAGTAGAGGAAGCTGCAGAACAAGGAGTTGTTGGAAGTGAATGGAAGAAAAAACTGCTCTCAGCTGAAAGAGCCGTCACAGGATATAAAGACCCCTACACTGAAAAGACCATTTCTCTGTTCCAGGCACTGAAAAAAGATCTTATTGTCAAAGATCATGGAATTCGTCTCCTTGAAGCACAAATTGCTACAGGGGGCATAATTGACCCAGTCTACAGCCATCGAGTGCCTGTACAGGTGGCATACCAAAGAGGCTACTTTGATGAAGAAATGAACCAGATTCTCTCTGACCCTGATGATGACACCAAGGGCTTTTTTGACCCCAACACTCAAGAAAACCTCACTTATCTCCAGTTGGTTGAAAGATGTGTCACAGATCCCATCACAGGCCTCAGCCTCTTGGTCATTGTAAAGAAAGGAGAGTTTTATTTCTTTGTTGATGAGGCAACAAAGCTCATTCTGAAATCTACAACAACCACCAAAGCTGGAGGGAAATATCAAGGAACAACGGTATCTCTGTGGGAACTGCTGTACTCCATATACATCACAGAGGAAAAGAGGAGAGAGCTTGTGCAACAGTACAAGTCTGGAGCAATCACAACTGAACGCTTCTTAGAGATGATACTGACAATAATTCAACAAAAGACCACAACAAAGAAAACTATCACCACAACCACTGTCACAGAAACTACTGAAGTTGACAACTTTCATGGAATCAGGAAGGATGTCAGTGCAACTGAGTTGCTAGAGTCAAAGATCATCACTGAGGATGTCTACAAAGACCTCAGTGCAGGAAAAGTCACAGTGAAGGAAGTAAGTGACATGGAATCGGTCCGCAAATACCTAGAGGGGACCAACAGCATTGCAGGAGTTTATCTGCAGTCCACCAAAGAGACTCTGAGCATCTATGAAGCTAAACAGAGAGGTCTACTGACCCCTGGGACCTCACTGGTTTTACTGGAGGCCCAAGCTGCAACTGGTTTTGT
This DNA window, taken from Sphaeramia orbicularis chromosome 11, fSphaOr1.1, whole genome shotgun sequence, encodes the following:
- the eppk1 gene encoding epiplakin, with translation MESISQDTEVKTNGYTDVHGPMAGIFLAKTKEKISIYQAMKKRLLKPRTALALLEAQAATVGIIDPINNKTVTVADAVKEGIVGPEMKEKLLTAEKAVTGYADPYTNENISVFQAMKKDLITREYGLRLLEAQIATKGLFDPVEKKHISIESAIQKGYYEKGLLNNQMEELKVFYNPNSQENLNYQNFLETCTVEPDTGLLLLPVHITFKGLRRGISCTELLDSKIIDQETFDDLQKGKTTTQDVMLMETVKEYLEGKGSIAGIAILSSDQRISIYEAMKQGILMPGTALVLLEAQAATGFMIDPVENKKFTVDEALKHKLFGPEFHAKLRSAERAVTGYKDPYSGETISLFQALSKDLIVKEHGIRLLEAQIATGGIIDPINSHRLPTEVAFKRGYFNEEMNAILEDSGDDTKGFFDPNTEDNLTYLQLMERCVIDPITGLCLLPLLEKSGKMNFNFIDYHTKTAFRKEIVEVHYGKYMGMAVSLWELLMSEYLDEHQRRDIIQKYREGKLDIKTIVTMVLEIIEKSVKSTKIVFEGIRETVTGKQLVEADIISEEVLEDLKKGKKSMKEIIEDENINVYLQGKDCIAGILLPDSEIMSIYQAKQRGKLMPGTALILLEAQAATGFIIDPIRNLKFSVDDAVKAKVVGADVCQKLRSAEKAVTGYKNPYDGKKISLFQAMQKDLIVKDHGIRLLEAQIATGGIIDPVNSHRIPVHVAYKRGYFNEEMNQILSDPSDDTKGFFDPNTQDNLTYLQLLDRCVTDPITGLCLLPLKSKGKRTIDVNIKETFIATTVTVKYGRFKGKNTTLWDLINSEYLSEERRQEFFKLFKSRKITIEQLIVTILEIIETKEIKQQEGLKFDGLRGKISVVDLLDLQIVDEKTYSSLVDGTMTSTDVMKMDSVRNYLQGKSCVAGVILQPSNQKLSIYEAQRTGILTPGTALCLLEAQAATGFIVDPVKNNKTTVEHALKENLISPQIYEKLLSAERAVTGYKDPYTGEKISLFQALKKDLIVKQHGIRLLEAQIATGGIIDPLKCLHLPLEVAYKKGYFDAELNQILSDPSDDTKGFFDPATKDNLTYMEMLDRCVKDKETGLFLLPLNNTPKIKETKAKIYTDEEIKQEFEKTAVNVTVGRYSGKSISLWDLIHSRYFTEDQRTEFIEKFRTRTVNTQTIITLVISTIETLEQSETPQKTMGLRRSVSVHQLLDSDIIDVDTFHQMKEGKLTFEEVTQTKSVQQYLKGTGSIAGIKVHPSQKVMSIYEAQKEDLLTPGIALMLLEAQAATGWIIDPLNNKFYTVDEALRKGVTGPDIHEKLVSAERAVTGYKDPYTDVAISVFEAMNEELIPRSDGIRFLEAQIATGGIIDPSQSHRVPLHVAIKKGCLDDELSKNILNPTNDAKGFFEPNTKEKISYLELIKLCEKDPKTGLLLLPLYEKQSQTFHTDEQIELTFKNKNITMNAGKFKNKQVTLWEVLLSEYISENKRKQLIEQYRTGTLTIEEIIEILTVIITEVASKERKFKGLRKQVSASELFESKIISKELFTQIITGEVTEEKINTMESIQKYLGATNCIAGVRVESTRTVMSIYEAKTRGLLTPGTSLVLLEAQAATGFVIDPVNNKKLSVEEAVAQGVVGREWKNKLLSAERAVTGYKDPYTGNTISLFQALNKDLIVKDHGIRLLEAQIATGGIIDPVYSHRVPVQVAYQRGYFDEKMNQILSDSDDDTKGFFDPNTQENLTYLQLVERCVTDPVTGLNLLSIVKKGEFYFFVDEATKLILKSTTTTKAGGKYQGTMVSLWELLYSIYITEEKRRELVQQYKSGAITIERFLEIILTIIQQKTTPKTTITTTTVTETTEVDNFHGIRKDVSATELLESKIITEDVYKDLSAGKVTVKEVSDMESVRKYLEGTNSIAGVYLQSTKETLSIYEAKQRGLLTPGTSLVLLEAQAATGFVIDPVRNKKLSVEEAAEQGVVGSEWKKKLLSAERAVTGYKDPYTEKTISLFQALKKDLIVKDHGIRLLEAQIATGGIIDPVYSHRVPVQVAYQRGYFDEEMNQILSDPDDDTKGFFDPNTQENLTYLQLVERCVTDPITGLSLLVIVKKGEVYFFVDEATKLILKSTTTTKAGGKYQGTTVSLWELLYSIYITEEKRRELVQQYKSGAITIERFLEIILTIIQQKTTPKTTITTTTVTETTEVDNFHGIRKDVSATELLESKIITEDVYKDLSAGKVTVKEVSDMESVRKYLEGTNSIAGVYLQSTKETLSIYEAKQRGLLTPGTSLVLLEAQAATGFVIDPVRNKKLSVEEAAEQGVVGSEWKKKLLSAERAVTGYKDPYTEKTISLFQALKKDLIVKDHGIRLLEAQIATGGIIDPVYSHRVPVQVAYQRGYFDEEMNQILSDPDDDTKGFFDPNTQENLTYLQLVERCVTDPITGLSLLVIVKKGEFYFFVDEATKLILKSTTTTKAGGKYQGTTVSLWELLYSIYITEEKRRELVQQYKSGAITTERFLEMILTIIQQKTTTKKTITTTTVTETTEVDNFHGIRKDVSATELLESKIITEDVYKDLSAGKVTVKEVSDMESVRKYLEGTNSIAGVYLQSTKETLSIYEAKQRGLLTPGTSLVLLEAQAATGFVIDPVRNKKLSVEEAAEQGVVGSEWKKKLLSAERAVTGYKDPYTEKTISLFQALKKDLIVKDHGIRLLEAQIATGGIIDPVYSHRVPVQVAYQRGYFDEEMNQILSDPDDDTKGFFDPNTQENLTYLQLVERCVTDPITGLSLLVIVKKGEVYFFVDEATKLILKSTTTTKAGGKYQGTTVSLWELLYSIYITEEKRRELVQQYKSGAITIERFLEIILTIIQQKTTTKTTITTTTVTETTQIDNFHGLRKDVSATELLESKIITEDVYKDLSAGKVTVKEVSEMDSVRKYLEGTNSIAGVYLQSTKETLSIYEAKQRGLLTPGTSLVLLEAQAATGFVIDPVRNKKLSVEEAAEQGVVGSEWKKKLLSAERAVTGYKDPYTEKTISLFQALKKDLIVKDHGIRLLEAQIATGGIIDPVYSHRVPVQVAYQRGYFDEEMNQILSDPDDDTKGFFDPNTQENLTYLQLVERCITDPITGLTLLPLHK